A single region of the Oscillatoria salina IIICB1 genome encodes:
- a CDS encoding UPF0182 family protein, with protein sequence MELSKNPLSKLFRLIVVFLGVYLVYDLASHLLVEVLWFLEVQHLPVFLKRFQTQLVVWVIVGGISGFYLLGNILLARRNKYFQPQKINREVKANLVLSERLINEEERGNYQGRMNLILLLPLVVGISILIALMLLHLSKEAVVFWQPDLTLPSVTPLLPEPFELAQAPQLWQQLSEHIWQVGFLVVAVILLLINTEFWLGAIAVGFSLLFGLILSGNWAKILLFFNPTIFNEKDPVFGLDISFEVFRLPFWQLADFWLGAMFLSAFLAVLLIYILSANSISEGKFPGFNRPQLRHLYALGSTVMLAQALRHWLSRYELLYSRRGVNYGASFTDINVQLPVETTFTVICGAIAFWLLFRAIVSFRIKRTTLVPLYALGFYAIAAVLFCFLLPAAIQRLEVQPNELELERPYIERSITFTRAAFALNDIEAKTFDPRGQLSAADIEENELTIENIRLWDTRPLLQTNRQLQRIRLYYEFPDADIDRYRIQRESRTQPDIIESEKQQVIIAARELNYAAVPQEAQTWINKHLIYTHGYGFTLSPVNQVGEGGLPDYFVKDIGTGADEGEEGILNTSSDLIRRSIPIGKPRIYYGELTNTYVMTSTKVKEFDFPSGEDNVYNTYDGTGGIEIGSIWRRLIFAEYLKDWRMLFTDNFTSQTRLLFRRNINERVRAIAPFLRYDRDPYLVTAKTGDDNYWIPPNYLYWIIDAYTTSNYYPYSDPGKNEFNYIRNSVKIVIDAYDGDIDFYVADPDDPIINTWSKIFPNTFKPLTEMPVTLLRHIRYPLDLFSVQSERLLIYHMRDPQVFYNREDQWQIPEEIYGTESQPIEPYYLIMKLPTETSEEFILLHPYTPTQRNNLIAWLAGRSDGENYGKLLLYQFPKQKLVYGPEQIEALINQDPVISQRISLWNRQGSRAIQGNLLVIPIEQSLLYVEPLYLEAEENSLPTLVRVIVVYENRIIMAETLEEALEGIFAPQPSEAPTIIRDLEGIAPTVEEQEGIGD encoded by the coding sequence ATGGAACTATCTAAAAACCCTTTAAGTAAATTATTTCGCCTTATTGTTGTCTTTTTAGGCGTGTATTTAGTTTACGATCTTGCCTCACACTTATTGGTAGAAGTGCTGTGGTTTTTAGAAGTTCAACATTTACCAGTTTTCTTGAAACGCTTTCAAACTCAGCTTGTAGTCTGGGTAATTGTTGGCGGTATTAGTGGGTTTTATTTACTAGGAAATATTCTTTTAGCAAGGCGGAATAAGTATTTTCAACCCCAAAAAATTAATCGAGAAGTAAAAGCAAATTTGGTTTTATCCGAGCGATTAATAAATGAGGAAGAAAGAGGAAATTATCAAGGCAGGATGAATTTAATCCTGCTGTTGCCTTTAGTCGTAGGAATATCGATTTTAATTGCTTTAATGCTACTGCATTTGAGTAAAGAAGCCGTAGTTTTTTGGCAACCAGATTTAACTTTACCTAGCGTTACGCCCTTGCTACCTGAACCTTTTGAACTTGCTCAAGCACCCCAACTTTGGCAGCAATTGTCGGAGCATATTTGGCAAGTTGGGTTCTTAGTAGTAGCGGTAATTTTACTGTTAATAAATACTGAGTTTTGGTTGGGCGCGATCGCTGTAGGCTTTAGCTTGCTCTTTGGTTTAATTTTATCAGGTAATTGGGCGAAAATTCTCTTATTCTTTAATCCTACTATATTTAATGAAAAAGATCCAGTATTTGGACTAGATATTAGTTTTGAAGTTTTTCGTTTACCTTTTTGGCAACTCGCAGATTTTTGGCTAGGGGCAATGTTTTTATCTGCTTTCCTAGCTGTGTTATTAATTTATATTTTATCAGCAAATAGTATTTCCGAAGGCAAATTTCCTGGCTTTAATCGTCCTCAACTGAGGCATTTATATGCTTTAGGGAGTACAGTAATGCTGGCACAAGCTTTGCGTCATTGGCTATCTAGATATGAGTTACTTTATTCGAGGCGTGGTGTAAATTATGGAGCAAGTTTTACAGATATTAACGTTCAGTTACCTGTAGAAACAACCTTTACCGTAATTTGTGGCGCGATCGCCTTTTGGTTGCTATTTCGGGCGATCGTGTCCTTTCGGATTAAAAGAACTACTTTAGTGCCATTATATGCTCTAGGATTTTACGCGATCGCGGCGGTACTTTTCTGTTTTCTCTTACCTGCTGCTATCCAACGTTTAGAAGTTCAACCTAACGAATTAGAATTAGAAAGACCTTACATCGAACGTAGCATTACTTTTACCCGAGCAGCATTTGCTCTGAACGATATTGAAGCAAAAACCTTCGATCCCAGAGGTCAACTTAGTGCGGCTGATATCGAAGAAAATGAATTAACTATTGAAAATATTCGTCTTTGGGATACTCGTCCTCTGCTACAAACTAATCGTCAATTACAACGAATTCGACTTTATTATGAATTTCCCGATGCGGATATCGATCGCTATCGAATTCAAAGAGAATCGCGTACCCAACCAGACATAATTGAAAGTGAAAAACAACAAGTAATTATTGCAGCTCGCGAACTCAATTATGCGGCGGTTCCCCAAGAAGCCCAAACCTGGATTAATAAACATCTAATTTATACTCATGGTTATGGTTTTACCCTAAGTCCCGTCAACCAAGTAGGTGAAGGAGGACTACCAGATTATTTTGTTAAAGATATTGGTACAGGTGCAGATGAAGGTGAAGAAGGAATTCTCAACACATCTAGCGATTTAATTCGCCGCAGTATTCCAATTGGCAAACCCCGCATTTATTATGGAGAACTAACTAATACTTATGTGATGACTTCAACAAAAGTTAAAGAGTTTGATTTTCCTAGCGGCGAGGATAACGTTTATAATACCTACGATGGCACTGGCGGGATCGAGATTGGTAGTATTTGGCGGAGGTTGATATTTGCGGAATATCTCAAAGACTGGCGAATGTTATTTACCGACAACTTTACATCTCAAACTCGGTTGTTATTTCGCCGCAATATTAATGAGAGAGTGCGTGCGATCGCGCCTTTTCTCCGTTACGATCGCGATCCTTATTTAGTCACTGCTAAAACTGGTGACGATAATTATTGGATACCCCCTAATTATCTTTACTGGATTATTGATGCTTATACCACTTCTAACTATTATCCCTACTCCGATCCCGGTAAAAATGAATTTAACTACATCCGTAATTCGGTAAAAATAGTTATCGATGCTTACGATGGCGATATTGACTTTTATGTCGCCGATCCTGACGATCCAATTATTAATACTTGGAGCAAAATTTTTCCCAATACCTTTAAACCATTAACGGAAATGCCTGTAACTTTGCTCCGACATATCCGCTATCCACTGGATTTATTTAGCGTTCAATCCGAGCGATTACTAATTTACCACATGAGAGATCCCCAAGTATTTTATAACCGCGAAGACCAGTGGCAAATTCCTGAAGAAATTTATGGTACTGAATCTCAACCAATAGAACCTTACTACTTAATCATGAAACTTCCGACGGAAACCTCCGAAGAATTTATTTTGCTTCACCCTTATACTCCCACCCAGCGCAATAATTTAATTGCTTGGTTAGCTGGGCGATCGGATGGGGAAAATTACGGTAAGCTATTACTCTATCAGTTTCCGAAGCAAAAACTGGTTTACGGTCCCGAACAGATTGAGGCTTTAATTAATCAAGATCCAGTGATTTCTCAACGTATTTCTCTCTGGAATCGCCAAGGATCGCGGGCAATTCAAGGTAATCTATTGGTAATTCCGATCGAACAATCTTTGCTCTATGTGGAACCTCTCTACCTAGAAGCAGAAGAAAATAGTCTGCCAACTTTGGTAAGAGTAATCGTGGTTTACGAAAATCGCATTATCATGGCAGAAACCTTAGAAGAAGCATTAGAAGGGATTTTTGCTCCTCAACCTTCGGAAGCTCCGACGATTATCCGCGATTTGGAGGGTATCGCTCCGACTGTGGAGGAACAAGAAGGGATTGGGGATTAG
- a CDS encoding APC family permease, with translation MKLPFNRVTPPNSPEPNSAKSGLGTFGGVYTPSILTILGVIMYLRFGWVVGNVGLLGTLIIVTLSTSITLLTALSICAIATDRVVRAGGAYYMISRSLGIETGGAVGIPLYFAQALSVALYTIGFAESVVQAFPQLNQLYVALIVTISVAILALTSASIAIRAQYFIMAAIALSLISFAFGHPLENTNIEMWGAPERLSEPFWTVFAVFFPAVTGIMAGVNMSGDLRDPIRAIPTGTLAAVGTGYLIYMLLPILLAMRADATTLIAEPLIMREIAFWGPAILLGVWGATLSSAIGSILGAPRVLQALARDGVLPRWMSFLGQGSGRDDEPRIGTAVTLAVAIAAVYIGDLNLIAPVLTMFFLTTYLVLNVSAGVEGFLQSPSFRPTFRVHWSLSLLGALGCIAVMFLINPVATVVAAIIVLAIYFWLQQRELITTWGDVRRGIWMSVISEGIHQIDHADDTKNWRPHILVLSGAPTKRWSLIELADAFSHNRGLITVSSVLPSGSRNVAQQTKSEQTIRDYLERRGVKALVRLVTASDPFDGARKLVETYGLGSLVPNTILLGDSEEPSRRDRYCETIAQIHQAKRNIVILRENPERGFGLRRRIDVWWGGIQANGGLMLLLAYLLRTDIDWRNAGIYLKLVVADETAAAAARANLDRLVKQVRIKAIPQVIVAGSRSFEEILHSSSENADLIFLGMAAPHENYTEYYESLQAKAADLPTTIFVLAAPGFAFEEVLSDSV, from the coding sequence GTGAAATTACCATTTAATCGCGTAACTCCTCCAAATTCACCGGAACCTAATTCAGCAAAATCTGGTTTAGGTACATTCGGGGGTGTTTATACGCCTTCGATTCTGACTATCCTGGGCGTCATTATGTATTTGCGCTTTGGTTGGGTAGTGGGTAATGTGGGCTTGCTGGGAACGCTAATTATTGTTACGCTCTCAACTTCAATAACTTTATTAACAGCTTTGTCGATTTGTGCGATCGCTACCGATCGCGTGGTGCGGGCTGGTGGGGCGTATTATATGATTTCTCGCTCTTTGGGGATTGAAACTGGGGGAGCGGTGGGAATTCCGCTTTACTTCGCTCAGGCGCTATCAGTGGCGCTGTATACGATTGGTTTTGCTGAAAGTGTGGTGCAGGCGTTTCCCCAACTAAATCAGTTGTATGTAGCGCTGATCGTGACAATTTCGGTGGCAATTTTAGCGCTAACTTCAGCCAGTATTGCGATTCGCGCTCAATATTTCATCATGGCAGCGATCGCCTTATCGCTCATTTCCTTTGCTTTTGGACATCCTCTGGAAAACACTAATATCGAAATGTGGGGCGCACCAGAACGTCTCAGCGAACCATTTTGGACTGTGTTTGCAGTGTTTTTCCCGGCGGTAACGGGGATTATGGCTGGGGTGAATATGTCGGGCGATTTGCGCGATCCAATCCGGGCGATTCCGACGGGAACTTTAGCCGCAGTGGGGACGGGATACTTGATTTATATGTTACTGCCGATTTTACTGGCAATGCGGGCGGATGCGACTACACTGATCGCCGAACCTTTGATCATGAGAGAAATTGCTTTCTGGGGTCCGGCAATTTTATTAGGAGTTTGGGGAGCAACCTTAAGTAGTGCGATCGGGAGTATTTTAGGCGCACCGCGAGTGTTACAAGCTTTAGCTAGAGATGGAGTTTTGCCGAGGTGGATGAGCTTTTTAGGACAAGGTAGCGGGCGAGATGACGAACCGAGAATCGGTACCGCCGTGACGCTAGCAGTAGCGATCGCGGCTGTGTATATCGGTGACTTAAATTTAATCGCTCCGGTGCTGACAATGTTCTTTCTTACTACCTATTTAGTTTTAAATGTCTCCGCAGGTGTAGAAGGTTTCCTGCAAAGTCCTTCTTTTCGCCCCACATTCCGCGTTCATTGGTCCTTATCTTTACTAGGGGCGCTGGGTTGTATTGCGGTGATGTTTTTAATTAATCCCGTGGCTACTGTCGTCGCCGCAATTATCGTTCTCGCTATTTATTTTTGGTTACAACAGCGAGAATTAATTACTACTTGGGGAGACGTGCGACGAGGAATTTGGATGTCAGTAATTAGTGAAGGAATTCATCAAATCGATCACGCTGACGATACGAAAAACTGGCGACCTCATATTCTCGTACTTTCCGGCGCACCAACCAAGCGTTGGTCATTAATCGAACTAGCTGATGCTTTTAGTCACAACCGAGGTTTAATTACCGTTTCGAGCGTTTTACCCAGTGGTTCCCGCAACGTCGCCCAACAAACCAAATCCGAACAAACGATCCGAGATTACCTCGAACGTCGCGGAGTCAAGGCTTTAGTTCGTTTAGTCACCGCTTCCGATCCTTTTGACGGAGCGCGAAAATTAGTCGAAACTTACGGTTTAGGTTCCTTAGTTCCCAATACGATTTTATTAGGAGATAGTGAAGAACCATCGCGGCGCGATCGCTACTGCGAAACGATCGCCCAAATTCACCAAGCTAAACGCAATATCGTTATTCTCCGAGAAAATCCCGAACGCGGTTTTGGCTTACGTCGTCGTATTGATGTTTGGTGGGGCGGAATCCAAGCCAACGGCGGTTTAATGTTACTTCTGGCTTACTTATTGCGTACCGATATCGACTGGCGCAATGCCGGAATTTATCTCAAATTAGTCGTTGCTGACGAAACTGCGGCAGCAGCAGCAAGAGCAAATCTCGATCGCCTCGTGAAACAAGTCCGCATCAAAGCAATTCCCCAAGTAATTGTCGCTGGATCTCGTTCCTTCGAGGAAATCTTACATTCTTCATCGGAAAACGCCGATTTAATTTTCTTAGGAATGGCTGCACCTCACGAAAATTACACCGAATATTATGAAAGTTTACAAGCAAAAGCTGCCGACTTACCAACGACAATTTTCGTTCTTGCCGCCCCTGGCTTTGCTTTTGAAGAAGTTCTCAGCGATAGCGTTTAA
- a CDS encoding response regulator transcription factor, which translates to MGSVNILIVEGNHNLRSLLSWHLQQAGYGVQQAATIEQARTKFSRRQPTLVVVDSDLPDGDGIEFCRWLYQQRQSLVFVLSARNTEKDVVAGLKAGADDYLAKPFGMQEFMARVEALIRRMRVTAVPLWLDYGSLKIDLVQRRVQFRGEFIDLTPQEFSLIYVLAQAEGSPLSRSELLRRAWPNAIDNPRTIDTHVLSLRKKIETDPRQPSLIQTVRNVGYRFNPDVLKGETLIPPSNALTATNGYHHGNRVSVDVG; encoded by the coding sequence GTGGGTTCGGTAAACATCTTAATTGTCGAAGGTAATCATAATTTGCGATCGCTGTTGAGTTGGCACTTGCAGCAAGCAGGTTATGGGGTTCAACAAGCGGCGACTATCGAGCAAGCGAGAACGAAATTTTCTCGCCGTCAACCAACTCTCGTGGTTGTAGACTCCGATTTGCCTGACGGCGATGGGATCGAGTTTTGTCGTTGGTTGTATCAACAACGACAATCGCTAGTTTTTGTGCTTTCTGCCCGGAATACGGAAAAGGATGTGGTTGCGGGTTTAAAAGCTGGTGCGGATGATTATCTCGCCAAACCGTTTGGAATGCAAGAGTTTATGGCACGAGTTGAGGCGCTAATTCGGCGAATGCGAGTGACAGCAGTGCCTTTGTGGTTAGATTATGGCTCTCTCAAAATCGATTTGGTACAGCGTCGGGTTCAGTTTCGAGGCGAATTTATCGATTTAACTCCTCAAGAGTTTAGTTTAATTTATGTTCTCGCTCAAGCCGAAGGTAGTCCTTTGAGTCGCAGCGAATTATTACGCCGCGCTTGGCCCAATGCGATCGATAATCCGCGTACGATTGATACTCACGTGCTGTCTCTACGCAAAAAAATTGAAACAGATCCTCGACAACCAAGTTTGATTCAAACAGTGCGTAATGTTGGTTATCGCTTCAATCCTGATGTGTTAAAAGGGGAAACGCTAATTCCTCCAAGTAATGCTCTGACAGCAACCAATGGATATCATCACGGAAATCGGGTTTCTGTCGATGTGGGATAG
- a CDS encoding DUF6761 family protein — MLTDTNTIRYYQRLTDALVDSWRRGHRFDELRLYLDGYISALRHSNAIEPYLIHRLEEEAFRFLRDPSNFELAMPEPETDYYR, encoded by the coding sequence ATGCTTACTGACACAAACACGATCAGATACTACCAAAGACTTACTGATGCTTTGGTTGACTCTTGGCGTAGGGGACATCGTTTTGACGAATTGCGGCTTTATCTGGACGGCTACATTTCCGCACTCAGACATAGTAACGCGATCGAACCTTATTTGATTCATCGTTTAGAAGAGGAAGCTTTCCGTTTTTTGCGCGATCCTTCTAATTTTGAACTGGCAATGCCCGAACCGGAAACCGACTACTATCGCTAG
- the grxD gene encoding Grx4 family monothiol glutaredoxin: MDSKVKERIENLVNQHKIVVFMKGNKLMPMCGFSNNVVQILNTLGVPYETVDVLEDAAIRQGIKEYSSWPTIPQLYIDGEFIGGSDIAIELYQSGELQEKVQVALAS; encoded by the coding sequence ATGGATTCAAAAGTTAAAGAACGGATTGAAAATTTAGTAAACCAGCACAAAATTGTCGTTTTCATGAAGGGCAACAAGTTGATGCCAATGTGCGGTTTTTCTAATAATGTTGTGCAAATTCTTAATACTTTGGGAGTTCCCTACGAAACCGTTGATGTGTTAGAAGACGCGGCAATTCGGCAGGGAATTAAAGAGTATTCTAGCTGGCCGACAATTCCTCAACTTTATATTGATGGTGAATTTATCGGTGGTTCTGATATTGCCATCGAACTTTATCAAAGTGGCGAATTGCAAGAAAAAGTTCAAGTTGCTTTAGCTTCTTAG
- a CDS encoding BolA family protein, with product MVSLEQVEAMIKAQLPDAKVKVEDLGGGDHLQAIVVSGEFAGKTKVKQHQMVYAAVQEAMATEEIHALALKTYTPEAWQAAGQVV from the coding sequence ATGGTTAGCTTAGAACAAGTTGAAGCAATGATTAAAGCCCAGCTACCTGATGCTAAAGTCAAGGTAGAAGATTTAGGAGGCGGCGATCATCTTCAGGCAATAGTAGTGTCTGGAGAATTTGCAGGAAAAACTAAAGTTAAACAACACCAAATGGTTTATGCGGCGGTACAAGAGGCGATGGCAACCGAAGAAATTCACGCCTTAGCTTTGAAAACTTATACACCTGAAGCTTGGCAAGCGGCGGGTCAAGTTGTTTAA
- a CDS encoding S8 family serine peptidase: MTQLPGSGVPEASVGIILQRGGEELALSKVSDRFTLSLQPSDGEFPPQIANLPNQQIPRTNLFVVSVAPAELEATMQTARELENVAFASHVYQLANNADARVYLTNEITIQFTPDLDEETKTNLATEFGLQQVKPITGIDNAFVYQLTPAASENPLKIANRLVGKPGILVAEANIILHRESFYRPLDNFYPEQWYLHHEGGYLLDINSHIDAEKAWEITRGVRSIVVAVTDDAFDIDHPDFQGEGKIVAPRDFQGQDFLPLPETDDESHGTACAGVAVAEENGTGVVGVAPGCALMPLRTTGFLDDESIEDLFNWAVEKGASVISCSWGAAAVHFPLSLRQSAAIANAATKGRNGKGCIIVFAAGNANRPTNGTIYERGWVQNVVNGPTQWLSGFAVHPDVITVSASTSLSKKSAYSNWGTNISVCAPSNNAPPGTWFPETGYIFTAPEIRGYLPGRGILTTDLLGQLGYAAGDFTRDFGGTSSATPVVAGLAALVLSVNPDLTAQEVKLILQQTADKIVDQDTDPQLGLRLGTYDKNGHSQWFGYGKVNAFKAVQAAKEKTRLTQTVTRRIRDRNNTSLAIPDNNLQGVTSTIRITEKALLREIQVNVDIEHEFLGDITITLLAPSGEKILLQNRTLGAQTKLKATYFLETAPALKQVLNKSAAGNWRLKVVDFSPEDTGKIKSWELRLGF; this comes from the coding sequence ATGACGCAACTACCAGGATCGGGTGTTCCCGAAGCAAGTGTCGGCATAATTTTACAAAGGGGAGGAGAGGAATTAGCACTCTCGAAAGTTAGCGATCGCTTTACTTTATCTCTTCAGCCGTCGGATGGGGAATTTCCTCCTCAAATTGCTAATTTACCTAACCAGCAAATTCCTCGGACTAATCTCTTTGTTGTCAGTGTCGCCCCAGCAGAATTAGAAGCCACAATGCAGACAGCCAGAGAGTTAGAAAATGTCGCTTTTGCCAGTCATGTTTATCAATTAGCGAACAATGCTGATGCGAGAGTTTACCTAACTAACGAAATTACCATTCAATTTACACCAGATTTAGACGAAGAAACGAAAACCAATCTCGCTACTGAATTTGGTTTGCAACAGGTAAAACCAATAACTGGTATTGATAACGCTTTCGTCTATCAACTCACCCCAGCAGCTTCCGAAAATCCTCTGAAAATTGCTAATCGCTTAGTCGGAAAACCAGGAATCCTCGTTGCCGAAGCTAATATCATTTTGCATCGAGAATCATTTTACCGTCCTCTGGATAACTTCTATCCCGAACAATGGTATCTTCACCACGAAGGCGGCTATCTTTTAGACATTAATTCTCACATCGATGCCGAAAAAGCTTGGGAAATTACTCGCGGCGTGCGATCGATAGTTGTTGCTGTCACCGACGATGCTTTTGATATCGATCATCCTGACTTTCAAGGAGAAGGGAAAATCGTTGCACCGAGAGACTTTCAAGGACAAGATTTTTTACCTTTACCCGAAACCGACGATGAAAGTCACGGCACTGCTTGCGCTGGAGTCGCTGTTGCCGAAGAAAATGGTACAGGAGTTGTCGGAGTCGCCCCTGGCTGTGCTTTAATGCCCTTACGCACCACAGGTTTTCTCGATGACGAATCAATCGAAGACTTGTTTAATTGGGCGGTAGAAAAGGGTGCTAGCGTCATTTCTTGTAGTTGGGGGGCGGCAGCAGTACATTTTCCCCTTTCCCTGCGACAAAGTGCCGCGATCGCCAATGCTGCCACTAAAGGAAGAAACGGTAAAGGTTGCATCATCGTTTTTGCTGCGGGGAACGCCAATCGTCCCACCAACGGCACAATTTACGAGCGTGGCTGGGTGCAAAACGTCGTAAACGGTCCCACCCAATGGTTAAGTGGATTTGCCGTTCATCCCGACGTTATTACCGTTTCTGCGTCCACCAGTTTGAGCAAAAAATCTGCCTATAGCAACTGGGGAACCAATATTTCTGTCTGCGCCCCTAGTAACAATGCACCACCAGGAACTTGGTTTCCCGAAACAGGTTACATTTTCACTGCCCCAGAAATTAGAGGATATTTGCCGGGACGAGGTATTTTGACCACCGATTTATTAGGACAATTAGGCTATGCTGCTGGTGACTTTACTCGCGACTTTGGCGGCACTTCTAGTGCTACTCCCGTCGTCGCTGGCTTAGCAGCTTTAGTGCTTTCTGTCAACCCCGATCTTACCGCTCAAGAAGTTAAATTAATTCTCCAACAAACCGCCGATAAAATTGTTGACCAAGATACCGATCCGCAGTTAGGCTTGCGCTTAGGTACTTACGACAAAAACGGTCACTCGCAATGGTTTGGCTACGGTAAAGTTAATGCTTTCAAAGCCGTGCAAGCCGCCAAAGAGAAAACTCGCCTCACTCAAACAGTTACTCGGCGAATACGCGATCGCAACAACACCAGTTTAGCAATTCCTGACAACAATCTTCAAGGAGTTACTAGCACAATTCGGATTACCGAAAAAGCCCTCCTGCGCGAAATTCAAGTTAATGTCGATATTGAACATGAATTTTTAGGAGACATTACAATTACTTTGCTTGCTCCTAGTGGTGAGAAAATCTTACTCCAAAATCGTACTTTAGGCGCACAAACCAAGTTAAAAGCTACATATTTTCTCGAAACTGCACCAGCCCTGAAACAAGTCTTAAATAAATCCGCAGCCGGAAATTGGCGTTTAAAAGTTGTCGATTTTTCCCCTGAAGATACAGGAAAAATAAAAAGTTGGGAGTTAAGATTAGGCTTTTAA
- a CDS encoding acetoacetate decarboxylase family protein: protein MTYPTAPWQLKGYALANLQLIDVAKARPLIPDNFEIISILPGKTLSGVYISNYSGDSSLKYSELIVIAGIVNYANKLGGWVSHIYVDNPDSVAGGREIWGLPKEIAEFSWETGNKYEKQVSITQGSRQLCTLKYNFQGLTVPVWFPFPSFGRLNEKILLFLGNCQTQIGLIESQLQIPTESPFSSLELTEKGLSFSCEKLNLNVDAPEIVGRV from the coding sequence ATGACTTACCCTACAGCACCTTGGCAACTCAAAGGCTACGCTTTAGCTAATTTACAACTAATAGATGTAGCCAAAGCACGTCCCCTAATTCCCGATAATTTTGAGATCATTTCCATTTTACCAGGAAAAACTCTCAGTGGGGTTTATATTTCTAATTATAGTGGCGATTCCAGCTTAAAATACAGCGAGTTAATTGTCATTGCAGGAATAGTTAATTACGCTAACAAACTTGGCGGCTGGGTGTCCCATATTTATGTAGATAATCCTGATTCCGTAGCCGGAGGAAGAGAAATTTGGGGATTACCAAAAGAAATAGCAGAATTTAGTTGGGAAACAGGAAACAAGTACGAAAAACAAGTTTCGATTACTCAAGGAAGTCGCCAATTATGCACATTGAAATACAATTTTCAAGGGTTGACTGTACCTGTGTGGTTTCCTTTTCCTAGTTTCGGGAGATTAAACGAGAAAATTCTGTTATTCCTGGGGAATTGTCAAACGCAAATTGGTTTAATAGAAAGTCAATTACAAATCCCTACTGAAAGTCCTTTTTCGAGTTTAGAATTAACAGAAAAAGGCTTAAGCTTTTCCTGCGAAAAACTTAACTTAAACGTCGATGCACCAGAAATTGTCGGCAGAGTTTAA
- a CDS encoding Uma2 family endonuclease codes for MTTVKTKKFTITEYHRLAEIGFFREDERVELIRGEIIEMSPKGTAHSVCETRLERELYKLLGEKATLRGQQSIIIPNNSEPEPDRVIAKNSPDDYLSHHPEPDDILLVIEVADSTLNYDRTTKLTLYAEAVISNYWIFNLVANNLETYQETYQDEQGNYGYRMKRIYLANEGVILPNFPELSLNLAKVFPPVNN; via the coding sequence ATGACAACAGTCAAAACCAAAAAATTCACCATCACTGAATACCATCGTCTCGCTGAAATAGGATTTTTCAGAGAAGACGAACGAGTAGAATTAATCAGGGGAGAAATTATTGAAATGTCACCAAAAGGTACAGCCCATTCAGTATGCGAAACTCGTTTAGAAAGAGAGTTATATAAATTACTAGGTGAAAAAGCTACACTACGAGGTCAACAATCAATTATTATTCCTAACAATAGCGAACCAGAACCAGATCGAGTTATTGCCAAAAATAGTCCTGACGATTACCTTTCTCATCATCCGGAACCCGATGATATATTATTAGTAATTGAAGTTGCAGATTCCACCTTAAATTATGACCGAACGACAAAATTAACGCTTTATGCTGAAGCGGTAATTTCTAATTACTGGATTTTCAACCTAGTCGCAAACAACCTAGAAACTTACCAAGAAACCTATCAAGACGAACAAGGTAACTACGGTTATCGAATGAAGCGCATTTATCTAGCTAACGAAGGTGTGATTTTACCAAATTTTCCAGAGTTATCCTTAAACTTAGCCAAAGTTTTCCCACCAGTAAATAACTAA
- a CDS encoding PIN domain-containing protein: protein MKVLIDTNIIVDVALQREPFRAESDRVLQLAEEKQFTGYISASTFSDLYYIIRRVQGREWTLRYLQTLASFCQVATVDETVITIALTANLPDFEDAIQYGAATVNELEAIVTRNPQDYPNSTINIFTPGQLIENYP from the coding sequence TTGAAAGTTTTAATAGACACTAACATTATTGTTGATGTTGCTTTACAGCGAGAACCTTTTCGCGCCGAAAGCGATCGCGTGTTACAGTTGGCTGAAGAAAAACAATTTACCGGATATATTTCTGCATCAACTTTTAGCGATTTATACTACATTATTCGTCGCGTTCAAGGTAGAGAGTGGACATTAAGATATTTACAAACTTTGGCTAGCTTCTGTCAAGTAGCTACTGTTGATGAAACAGTAATTACAATAGCGCTTACTGCGAACTTACCAGACTTTGAAGATGCTATTCAATATGGTGCAGCAACAGTTAACGAATTAGAAGCAATTGTCACTCGCAACCCCCAAGATTACCCCAATTCAACAATTAACATTTTCACCCCTGGACAGTTAATAGAAAATTATCCTTAA